A genomic window from Sulfurospirillum multivorans DSM 12446 includes:
- a CDS encoding type II toxin-antitoxin system VapC family toxin, whose protein sequence is MDTQRILIDTSIAVEGGEAIIAKLEKIAPVFVTDIVLQELDGHKNNANRAVAFQAREFFRQLGNSNGIALDVLPLDGMKLEKTDTLRKMFLGATPLHVIVRKPYKSRDINDSKIIEIAKDYNMTLVTLDMAQRVRAMSEGVNVKVLKVKEGKKANFLSHLQIQIQASS, encoded by the coding sequence ATGGACACACAAAGAATTTTAATCGACACATCAATCGCAGTAGAGGGTGGTGAGGCAATCATCGCTAAACTTGAAAAGATTGCACCAGTATTTGTGACTGATATTGTTCTTCAAGAACTTGACGGACATAAAAACAACGCAAACAGAGCAGTTGCTTTTCAAGCAAGAGAGTTTTTTAGACAACTTGGAAATAGTAATGGCATTGCGCTAGATGTTTTACCTCTTGATGGTATGAAGTTAGAAAAAACAGATACATTGCGTAAAATGTTTTTAGGTGCTACTCCATTACATGTAATTGTAAGAAAGCCATATAAATCAAGAGATATTAACGATTCTAAGATTATTGAAATCGCAAAAGATTATAATATGACATTAGTAACGCTAGATATGGCGCAAAGGGTTAGAGCGATGAGCGAAGGAGTTAACGTGAAAGTGTTGAAAGTTAAAGAGGGGAAAAAAGCAAATTTTTTGAGCCACTTGCAAATTCAAATCCAAGCAAGTAGCTAG